Proteins encoded by one window of Bacteroidales bacterium:
- a CDS encoding cupin domain-containing protein, translated as MEPNVFETGKTFSFSEKVDYSAGGIVSKKVIQKENGNVTLFAFDEGQKLSEHTAPFDALVQVLDGEAEIVINGNPNLLKAGQSIIMPGGIPHAVNAIKPFKMLLIMIRNLPAV; from the coding sequence ATGGAACCCAATGTATTTGAAACCGGAAAAACTTTTAGTTTTTCAGAAAAAGTTGACTACTCTGCCGGAGGGATTGTAAGCAAAAAAGTCATCCAGAAAGAAAATGGGAATGTCACCTTATTTGCTTTTGATGAAGGGCAAAAGCTAAGTGAACATACTGCTCCGTTTGATGCCCTGGTGCAGGTACTGGATGGTGAAGCTGAAATAGTGATCAATGGAAATCCCAATCTGCTCAAGGCTGGTCAGAGCATTATTATGCCGGGCGGTATTCCACATGCTGTTAATGCCATCAAACCTTTTAAGATGTTACTTATCATGATCAGGAATCTGCCAGCAGTTTAA
- a CDS encoding nitrous oxide-stimulated promoter family protein encodes MLLFQNRRKREFIIVTTMIRMYCKKNHSTDQVPCIECQDLIRYADTRLERCKFGDEKPVCKDCVVHCYSKEQREKMKTVMKWSGPRMIYLHPLFALVHLFDSRH; translated from the coding sequence ATGCTATTGTTTCAAAACAGGCGGAAGAGAGAATTCATCATTGTAACAACCATGATCAGAATGTATTGCAAAAAAAATCATTCCACTGATCAGGTTCCATGTATTGAATGCCAGGATTTAATCCGCTATGCAGATACCAGGCTTGAAAGATGTAAATTTGGTGATGAGAAGCCTGTTTGTAAAGATTGTGTGGTTCATTGTTATTCAAAAGAACAAAGAGAAAAAATGAAGACTGTCATGAAATGGTCAGGACCAAGGATGATATATCTGCATCCACTCTTCGCCCTGGTACATTTATTTGATTCCAGACACTAA
- a CDS encoding cupin domain-containing protein: MNISIKNLKNAEKLATEFEAFRMYQSERLEVVHICLKPNESIPLHKNPVRVVFCILQGSGILVTEEGKSVVSPFDSIEILENTSRSLENPGETELRVLVLKQIN, encoded by the coding sequence ATGAATATTTCGATTAAAAATCTGAAAAACGCTGAGAAACTTGCCACTGAATTTGAGGCCTTTAGAATGTATCAGTCTGAACGTCTCGAAGTAGTACATATATGCCTCAAACCAAACGAGAGTATTCCTTTACACAAGAACCCGGTCAGGGTAGTATTCTGTATTTTACAGGGTTCTGGAATCCTTGTCACTGAAGAAGGAAAATCTGTTGTTTCGCCATTTGACAGCATAGAGATATTGGAAAATACCTCCAGGAGCCTTGAGAATCCTGGTGAAACAGAGTTAAGGGTATTAGTATTGAAGCAAATAAATTGA
- a CDS encoding DUF1338 domain-containing protein — MEKAKEIFEKLWQDYIIQNPEAKQVYDAFVAEGEIVENDHIAFRTFYHPHINVDVLSRPFLLAGYVQKGYYVFEDKHLTAKHYEHPDWAEAPRVFISQLMTEHFSPELQQVVSGIIARLPESLYFSNEVIYAGDVWGMPSYSTYEMLRKESEYAAWLYVYGFRVNHFTVSINHLKKLNTIEIVNQFLNDKGFLLNESGGRVKGTPAELLEQSSTKAGILPIQFIEGIYHIPSCYYEFARRYPDTDGELYSGFIAKSADKIFESTDFYKK; from the coding sequence ATGGAGAAAGCTAAAGAAATATTTGAAAAGTTGTGGCAGGATTATATCATTCAAAACCCTGAAGCTAAGCAAGTTTATGATGCTTTTGTTGCAGAAGGAGAGATCGTTGAGAATGATCATATTGCATTCCGCACATTTTATCATCCTCATATTAATGTGGATGTTCTGTCCCGTCCGTTCCTGCTGGCCGGATACGTTCAGAAAGGCTACTACGTTTTTGAAGATAAACACCTGACGGCCAAGCATTATGAACACCCTGACTGGGCAGAAGCTCCAAGGGTTTTTATCAGTCAGCTGATGACTGAACATTTCAGCCCGGAACTTCAGCAGGTGGTGAGTGGAATTATTGCCCGATTACCTGAATCTCTATATTTCAGTAATGAGGTGATCTATGCAGGCGATGTATGGGGTATGCCTTCCTATTCAACTTATGAGATGTTGAGAAAGGAGTCGGAATATGCAGCATGGTTGTATGTTTACGGATTCAGGGTAAATCATTTTACCGTCAGTATCAATCATTTAAAAAAGCTGAATACCATTGAAATTGTGAATCAATTTCTGAATGACAAAGGATTTCTCCTGAATGAATCCGGAGGACGTGTAAAAGGCACCCCTGCTGAACTTCTTGAACAGTCGAGCACAAAAGCCGGTATACTTCCGATCCAATTCATTGAAGGGATTTATCATATCCCTTCCTGTTATTATGAATTTGCCCGCAGGTACCCGGATACAGATGGCGAGCTTTACTCCGGTTTTATCGCAAAATCAGCGGATAAAATCTTTGAAAGCACCGATTTCTACAAAAAGTAA
- a CDS encoding SRPBCC domain-containing protein encodes MKNLKKIYHIKSLPEDVFTALTNPLTIEMWTGASAVMIPEAGTEFSLWDGDITGINLEIIPNKLLKQKWDFEGEEGNSIVTITLEPEGKDTRVEVLHLDIPDDAFENIADGWDRYYFKPLKDLLEE; translated from the coding sequence ATGAAGAACTTAAAAAAGATCTATCATATCAAATCCCTCCCTGAGGATGTTTTTACAGCATTAACTAACCCATTGACCATTGAAATGTGGACCGGGGCTTCGGCTGTCATGATTCCGGAAGCCGGTACCGAGTTTTCACTATGGGATGGTGATATCACAGGTATTAATCTTGAAATTATACCTAATAAACTTTTGAAACAGAAATGGGATTTTGAAGGTGAAGAAGGCAATTCAATTGTAACCATCACCCTTGAACCGGAAGGTAAGGATACCAGGGTAGAAGTTCTGCATCTTGATATTCCTGATGATGCATTTGAAAATATTGCAGATGGATGGGACAGATACTATTTCAAGCCACTGAAAGATCTTTTGGAGGAATAG
- a CDS encoding FAD-binding protein, whose product MIPHNKLSELKTHLKGDVLVDEASLLMYATDASAYRELPLAVTIPVDDADLKYLVGFARQMKIPLIPRAAGTSLAGQVVGKGIIVDISKHFTSIIEINESEHWVRVQPGVVLDELNKVLLPKGLFFGPETSTSSRCMIGGMVGNNSCGSHSLVYGSTRDHTLEIKAILSNGQEVVFNSLTKEEFAKKCLQKDLEGSIYQNINEILSDPGHQSEIIQQYPDPSIHRRNTGYALDLLLDSNPFIAGSQPFNFCKLIAGSEGTLCLITEIKLNLVPLPPPEKALLCVHCSSLEDAFKGNLVALKHNPVAVELMDDIILQQTKSNISQNKNRFFLQGDPAAILIIELAEQTKEALDFKASKLESDFRTAGYGYHFPLIKGEDINKVWALRKAGLGLLSNVPGDAKPVAVVEDTAVNPEVLPEYLAEFKLMLDQYGLSCVYHAHIATGELHLRPVLNLKEAKDVELFHTVALETAKLVKKYRGSLSGEHGDGRLRGEFIPLMIGEKNYRLLEELKQCWDPEGIFNPGKITRTPKMNSQLRYNSGQQVDEPETYFDFSRTHGLLRAAEQCNGSADCRKSSIMGGTMCPSYMASFDEKNSTRARANILREYLTHSTKPNRFDHKEIYDVMDLCLSCKGCKSECPSNVDMARYKAEFLQHWYKNHGIPIRTRLIANITLINQLGMILPSVFNWVVTNPLTSSLLKKTLGFAPKRSIPVLHKYTLRAWLKINGNKGSNFSNGGVYLFADEFTDYNDVTVGIKAIQLLNKLNYKVEIPAHTQSGRTYLSKGLVKASKKFAIRNVNSLKDMVNDATPLIGIEPSAILSFRDEYPDLVGSELKDAAIKLSRNCLMFDEFIMQEVAKGKIQSNQFSSRQESIKLHGHCHQKALASTGPTKEMLSLPANYRIVEIKSGCCGMAGSFGYEKEHYEFSQKVGELVLFPEVRNSSENVIIAAPGTSCRHQIKDGTGRKAFHPIEILYDACL is encoded by the coding sequence ATGATTCCTCATAACAAACTTTCGGAACTCAAAACTCACCTTAAGGGAGATGTGCTGGTTGATGAGGCCAGCCTATTAATGTATGCAACAGATGCTTCAGCCTACAGGGAACTTCCGTTAGCTGTAACCATTCCTGTTGATGATGCCGATCTCAAATACCTGGTTGGATTTGCCAGGCAGATGAAAATACCTCTTATTCCCAGAGCAGCAGGAACTTCATTGGCCGGACAGGTCGTTGGGAAAGGGATAATTGTTGATATTTCAAAGCATTTTACCTCCATTATTGAGATCAATGAGTCTGAACATTGGGTAAGGGTTCAACCTGGAGTAGTACTTGATGAATTAAACAAAGTACTATTGCCGAAAGGATTATTTTTTGGCCCTGAGACCTCGACTTCCAGCCGGTGTATGATTGGTGGGATGGTAGGCAATAATTCATGTGGTTCACATTCTCTAGTTTATGGGAGCACGCGTGACCATACCCTCGAAATAAAGGCCATTTTAAGTAATGGCCAGGAAGTGGTTTTCAATTCGTTGACAAAAGAAGAATTTGCAAAGAAATGTCTTCAGAAAGATCTTGAAGGGAGTATCTATCAGAATATTAATGAAATATTATCCGATCCCGGCCATCAATCAGAGATCATTCAACAATACCCCGACCCATCGATTCATCGCAGGAATACCGGGTATGCTTTAGACTTACTCCTTGATTCAAACCCTTTTATTGCCGGTAGCCAGCCATTCAATTTCTGTAAATTAATTGCAGGCTCAGAAGGCACTTTATGCCTGATAACAGAAATCAAGCTCAATTTGGTTCCCCTTCCACCTCCTGAAAAAGCTCTTTTGTGTGTTCACTGCAGTTCACTTGAAGATGCTTTCAAAGGAAATCTAGTGGCATTAAAACACAATCCTGTTGCTGTTGAACTGATGGATGACATCATTCTTCAGCAGACCAAATCAAATATCTCTCAAAACAAGAACCGCTTCTTTTTGCAGGGAGATCCTGCTGCGATACTCATCATTGAACTGGCAGAACAAACTAAGGAAGCACTTGATTTTAAAGCCAGCAAGCTTGAATCCGATTTCAGGACTGCGGGTTATGGATACCATTTCCCTTTGATAAAGGGTGAAGATATTAATAAAGTATGGGCATTGCGTAAAGCAGGATTAGGATTGCTTTCCAATGTACCGGGCGACGCCAAGCCCGTGGCAGTTGTTGAAGATACCGCAGTGAATCCGGAAGTGCTACCTGAATACCTTGCGGAATTCAAGTTGATGCTCGACCAGTATGGATTAAGTTGTGTATATCATGCTCATATTGCAACGGGAGAACTTCATCTGAGGCCTGTTTTGAATCTGAAAGAAGCAAAAGATGTTGAACTTTTCCATACCGTAGCGCTTGAAACGGCAAAACTTGTAAAAAAATACAGGGGATCCCTCAGCGGAGAACATGGTGATGGCAGGTTAAGAGGTGAATTTATCCCCCTGATGATCGGAGAAAAGAACTACCGCTTGCTGGAAGAGCTCAAACAGTGCTGGGATCCGGAAGGGATATTCAATCCGGGTAAGATTACCCGAACGCCTAAAATGAATTCCCAGCTGAGGTATAACAGCGGACAACAGGTTGATGAGCCTGAAACCTATTTCGATTTTTCAAGGACACATGGATTGCTGAGGGCAGCCGAACAGTGCAATGGTTCAGCTGATTGCAGGAAATCTTCCATCATGGGAGGTACGATGTGTCCGAGTTATATGGCTTCTTTCGATGAAAAGAACTCCACAAGAGCCAGGGCAAACATTTTAAGAGAATACCTGACTCATTCAACGAAGCCCAATCGTTTCGACCACAAGGAAATTTATGATGTGATGGACTTGTGCCTTTCGTGCAAAGGTTGTAAAAGCGAATGCCCGTCGAATGTTGATATGGCCAGGTACAAGGCTGAATTCCTTCAACATTGGTATAAGAACCATGGAATACCCATTCGTACACGGCTCATAGCCAATATTACACTGATTAACCAACTCGGGATGATCCTGCCTTCAGTTTTCAACTGGGTAGTTACCAACCCATTGACCAGCAGCCTGCTTAAGAAAACACTAGGCTTTGCACCTAAGCGATCCATTCCCGTACTTCATAAATATACCCTTCGTGCCTGGCTTAAAATAAACGGGAATAAGGGAAGTAATTTCAGCAATGGAGGTGTTTATCTTTTCGCTGATGAGTTCACTGATTACAATGATGTGACCGTGGGAATCAAAGCCATACAGTTGCTGAATAAACTTAATTACAAAGTTGAAATACCGGCGCATACACAAAGTGGCCGCACTTACTTATCGAAGGGTTTAGTCAAAGCATCCAAAAAGTTCGCCATCCGGAATGTGAATTCTTTAAAGGATATGGTGAATGATGCGACTCCTTTGATAGGCATTGAACCTTCTGCCATTCTGTCATTCCGCGATGAGTACCCTGACCTGGTCGGAAGCGAATTAAAAGATGCTGCCATCAAACTATCAAGAAACTGCCTGATGTTTGATGAATTTATAATGCAGGAGGTAGCAAAGGGAAAGATACAATCGAATCAGTTCTCCAGCAGGCAAGAAAGCATTAAACTGCATGGACATTGTCATCAGAAAGCACTTGCATCTACAGGACCCACAAAAGAGATGTTGTCGTTACCTGCCAATTACAGGATAGTAGAAATCAAATCCGGATGTTGCGGTATGGCGGGTTCCTTTGGATATGAGAAAGAGCATTATGAATTTTCCCAGAAAGTGGGAGAACTGGTATTATTCCCTGAAGTACGAAATTCTTCAGAAAACGTAATAATAGCAGCTCCCGGGACCAGTTGCAGGCACCAGATCAAGGATGGCACCGGAAGGAAGGCATTTCATCCGATTGAAATATTATATGATGCTTGTTTATAG
- a CDS encoding NUDIX domain-containing protein, whose translation MSKLNFPIQVFKFCPRCGSARIKEASIRSMKCPDCGLDWYFNMAAAVAGLIFNEKGQLLLTIRAKDPGKGLLDLPGGFVDMGENADQALRREIKEELDLEISTMDFMGSYPNQYLFSGVIYETLDLVFRCKVDNFDNLSAGDDVAGYIFKNPDKIDIQEIGLQSIKQIILKLQSKS comes from the coding sequence ATGAGCAAATTAAACTTCCCCATCCAAGTTTTTAAGTTTTGTCCAAGGTGTGGATCTGCCCGGATAAAAGAGGCCAGTATAAGATCGATGAAGTGCCCGGATTGTGGGCTCGATTGGTATTTCAATATGGCAGCTGCAGTAGCTGGGCTAATTTTCAATGAAAAGGGTCAGCTCTTACTGACTATCAGGGCTAAAGATCCGGGAAAAGGATTGCTTGATCTTCCGGGAGGATTTGTGGATATGGGTGAAAATGCTGATCAGGCATTAAGAAGGGAAATCAAAGAAGAGCTTGACCTGGAAATCTCCACAATGGATTTTATGGGCTCTTATCCGAATCAGTATCTTTTCAGTGGAGTGATTTATGAAACCCTCGACCTGGTATTCAGGTGTAAAGTGGACAATTTTGACAATCTCTCAGCAGGGGATGATGTTGCCGGGTATATTTTCAAGAATCCCGACAAGATTGATATACAAGAAATTGGCTTACAATCCATTAAACAAATAATCCTAAAACTTCAATCGAAATCCTGA
- a CDS encoding PorP/SprF family type IX secretion system membrane protein, whose product MQSKTNIFFLFILLAASIRSFSQDVAFSQFYANPLYLNPALAGAKLCPRLTLNFRNQWPTISDGYVTYSATYDDHLESVSGGVGLMATSTVAAGGAYNIFSGSGIYSYRLQASRSLVFNAAFKVGYTQYRLNWDKFVFGDQINVNTGVLKQTSETAPSRPNYGDIDLSAGFLAGYKESLYFGLAVDHLNKPEMSFYGNNTLRMDYRLTIHAGALFDFVQGMEGEDLRNFSLSPNVVYFQQGKFHQLNLGMSVNMYPFVGGLWFRNNIETSDAVIVLLGFQQKQFKLGYSFDYTISRLGVQSGGAHEFSVTYLFNAPKKNFHIRELKCPSF is encoded by the coding sequence ATGCAATCAAAAACGAACATCTTTTTTCTTTTCATACTTCTGGCTGCCTCAATAAGGTCTTTTAGTCAGGATGTTGCGTTTTCCCAGTTTTATGCCAATCCTCTTTATTTGAATCCAGCTCTTGCAGGAGCAAAACTTTGTCCGCGTCTTACCCTTAACTTTCGCAATCAATGGCCTACCATTAGTGATGGCTATGTTACCTATAGTGCTACTTATGATGATCACCTTGAATCTGTTTCAGGTGGTGTTGGTTTGATGGCTACCTCAACAGTGGCTGCAGGTGGAGCTTATAATATTTTCAGCGGAAGCGGAATTTATTCCTATCGCTTGCAAGCATCCAGAAGTCTTGTTTTCAATGCAGCTTTCAAGGTTGGTTATACCCAGTACCGCTTAAATTGGGATAAGTTCGTTTTTGGTGATCAAATCAATGTTAACACCGGTGTGCTTAAACAAACATCCGAAACTGCACCCAGCAGACCTAATTATGGTGATATCGACCTTTCAGCAGGATTTTTGGCTGGATATAAAGAAAGCTTGTATTTTGGTCTGGCTGTTGATCACCTTAACAAGCCGGAAATGTCATTTTACGGAAACAATACCCTAAGAATGGACTACAGACTCACCATTCATGCCGGTGCATTGTTCGATTTTGTTCAGGGTATGGAAGGAGAAGATCTTCGTAATTTCTCCCTTTCACCAAATGTTGTTTACTTCCAACAAGGTAAATTCCATCAACTGAATTTAGGGATGTCAGTAAATATGTATCCTTTTGTAGGCGGCCTTTGGTTCAGGAACAATATTGAAACTTCAGATGCTGTCATCGTATTACTAGGATTCCAGCAAAAACAATTCAAATTAGGTTACAGTTTTGATTATACTATTTCCAGGCTAGGTGTTCAATCAGGCGGAGCTCATGAATTCTCTGTTACATACCTGTTTAATGCACCTAAGAAAAATTTCCATATCAGGGAACTGAAATGTCCCAGCTTCTAA
- a CDS encoding gliding motility-associated C-terminal domain-containing protein, translating to MIWTGNPVDISWKSPGNATTHGNSLTIDHVRESDQGFYSIFIIDKNGCMTDDTAWISVGSRQLSRIEVPSAFTPNGDGLNDVFLAYTNLDIEFTYKMIVFNKWGQQIFESDDIKQGWDGTFNGQPCQTDLYTWLVYFSVPPYYQMEQESPLRGVVMLMK from the coding sequence ATGATCTGGACCGGTAACCCTGTGGACATTTCTTGGAAGAGTCCGGGTAATGCTACTACTCATGGCAATTCTCTGACAATTGATCATGTCAGGGAGTCAGACCAGGGATTCTATTCCATTTTTATTATCGACAAAAATGGCTGCATGACCGATGATACTGCCTGGATTAGTGTAGGTAGCCGGCAGCTATCAAGAATCGAAGTACCGAGTGCTTTCACACCTAATGGCGATGGATTGAATGATGTTTTCCTTGCTTATACAAATCTGGATATTGAATTTACATACAAGATGATTGTCTTTAATAAATGGGGACAACAGATATTTGAATCTGATGATATCAAACAGGGATGGGATGGAACCTTTAATGGCCAACCTTGTCAGACTGACCTTTATACCTGGTTGGTTTACTTTAGTGTTCCACCATATTATCAAATGGAACAGGAATCGCCACTCCGCGGTGTTGTGATGCTCATGAAATAA